From [Flavobacterium] thermophilum:
GGATCGTGCGTCAACACGAGGTTAAGGCCGTCTTTAACGCCCGCATACGCCTTTTCAATGTCGCTGCGCCCCGTGTAAAAATCATCGATGCCGATGATATTGACGGTTTGACCGTTGACCGTGATCGTTTTCGTCTCGTTTTGCAAGACGACGCAGCCGTGCGCCTCAAGCGTCGTTTTCAAGCGCTCGAACGGTTCGCCTTGAAGCACGTAATCGTGGTTGCCAAACACCGCATACATGCCGTACGTCGGTTTCAATGCATTCAGCGCGGCCAAATACGGACCGAGCTTGACGATGCTTTCCTCACGGTCCAAAAAATCGCCCGTCAACGCGATCAAATCGATCGCTTCGTCTTTCAGCTTGTTGTATAAATCGTCCGGGGTGATCGACAGTTTTTCAAGATGCAAATCCGATAGCTGCAAAATCCGAAGGGCTCCGTCCCCACCCTCTGAACAGCCGCCAACTTGGACTTTATGCAAAACCGCTTCATACGTGTTGCGGTGGGCTTTGCGAATGGCCAAAGCAAGCAATAACAAGATTGCAAGAAAAACAAAAAAGAAAGTCATCGTCTTCTCTCCTCCCTCGATACCCATTATAGTGAAACGGAGGAGAGAAGAAAGAGGGAGTTAGTGGATGAGATGGCAGCCGTACAACGAAAACAATTTTTCCTTTGACATCACCAAATATTTCGGCGGGCGGACAAGCGGCATGAGACGGTGTTGGGCCACTGTCATCATCGGCCAATGGGATGCCATTTTCAACCAACGGTAAAATGAATCCGCTATGTCAATGACATCAAATCCGAGTCTCTCACAACCTTTGTTTAACATCGTCACGCCGATAATCCCTTTTATGCAGGCGGACTGTTCGTGATGGTAAAGATAATGGGCAACATACGGCAAACTGGCCTTCACCTGTTCGAAAATATAACGTCCTTTTTGAATATCACCTCGATACTGCATCAGTTCGCGAAGCAGACGAACATTATGAAGGTGAATTTTCAACAGCCAGTCATTGGCCGCGATCGTCGTTCCGTCCGAAAGGCGAATGGTTTCACCCTTGTATCGAAGCAAACGGACGCGAAAAATGGAACGACAGCCGTTCTCTTTCCCACCAACATATTCGAGGCGGGAACATGCATAATAGAGCGGATCCATCAGTCCCCATACAGACAACAGCCACTGCGTCGCTTTGCTTCTCATTGGCGGCATCCTTCCCCTGTTCGTTCTATCCATTTACATTATGGAATCGATCGAGCGGCATTATAAATGGAGAAAAAAGGAGAAAAGATGGCTGCATGACCAGTCGGGAGACGCGCGTACTGAGGTCCAGTTCCATTTCGCCCCCTGCTCGAGGCTTTATCAAAAAAAGCGCGCACGAATCTCTATGCGCGCCAAACAACCATGCTCTTATGATTGGACAAACGCCACTGTGTTTACATCCTGTTGGCACACGGCCAGGCGGTTTTCCGCATGCTTTGCTTCCAAGCAGGAGATGCATCCAAAATTCGAATCTGCCCGCGCCCCTAGGAACGCATCCGAAAATGCGCATTCATTTGCCCTTTCAACATCCGCTCACGCAGCTCTTTCGTCATTTCCTGACGGATTTCCCACGTCGACACCCCTTCCTCGCGCTGATTGGCAATTTTCATCAACTGCTCCACATCGGCGAACGAATATTTGCGGATGCCTTTCGAACGGTCAGGGAACACAAGCTTCCGTTCCTCGTAATAACGAATTTGCCGCTGCGACAGCCCGGTCAGTTCGCTGACGACACCGATCGAAATGACTTTTTTGTATTTGTAATGATCCTCTTGAGGATGATCTGTCATACTCCTCACCTCAATTCGTTATATTTTCTAACGTAATTATACAAAAAATGATGTTAGCCCGCTAACTTTTGTAAATAAAATTAACATATTTTTTAAATTTCCTGTAAATGTGCTTAACACATTTGCTGTATGCTGAAGAAAAAGATGATATGGTAAAGGTAAAAACAGGGAGGGAATCGAATGGGGACATGGATGAGAAGCGCCGTGCGGAAGAAAAAGCAGTTTTACATCGAACGACTGATGCAGTTCGGCTTAGCCGCCGACCGCGAGCGTCTCGAAGAGTGGACAATGGCCGAACTGCGCCGCGAATATGAACGATTCCACCCCGCCCAGACGATCGAAGGAGGACGCCGCCATGGACAAACAAGCCCTCGAACTGGCCAAGCGCATCATTGAACTTGACCTCGAGCGCGATGCGATGTTTGAACAGCTGATCGCCCTCATCGGCAATCAAGCGGATGAGCTGCTTCGATTTTTGCAAAATCGATTATAAAACGATCATGCGAAAGTGCCCTGAATTTCTTCACGGGCACCTTTTCTCATCATCATTCTTCAATAGACAGAGTTACATCAATATTGCCGCGGACAGCTTTGGAGTACGGGCACACTTGATGGGCTGCATGCACAAGCTCTTCAGCCGTCTTTCTATCGACCCCCAAAACGCGCACCCGAAGAACAACGGCCAACTGAAAGCCGCCATCTGCCTCATCTTTTCCAAGAGTCACTTGAGCCGTCACTTCCGTTCCTTCCACCTTCACCTTTCTTTGGCGGATGACTAAATTCAATGCGCTGTCAAAACAAGCGGCATACCCAGCAGCAAACAACTGTTCAGGATTCGTGGCCCCCCCTGGCCCTCCAAGTTCTTTCGGCATTTTGACGTCTAACGAAAGCACCCCATCGTTAGACACAACTTTCCCATTCCGCCCACCTTGCGCTTTAACTGACGTCTGATATAGTGGTTGCATATTTCGTTTCTCCTCTCCAAAATTAAATTGTACACAATTAAATTTTACAAAATATAATAGAAAAACACAAGATTTAATTTGACCAAGAAGAATGTTGTTCATCATTCAGCCGCACAAGCAACGACCGCAGCAACATCAACAATTCGCTCCACTCTTGATTGGAAAGCCCTACTCGTTTGACAATTTCTTCTGGTATGCATTGTGCCTTTTGTTTGATTTTCTCGCCCTGTTCTGTTAAAACAATGCGCACAACCCGTTCGTCTTCTGGCGATCTCAACCGTTGAACGAGGCCATTCTCCTCCATTCTTTTCAACATTGGCGTCAGTGTGCCGGAATCCAAATACAATCGTTTTCCAAGCTCTTTCATTGTCGTCTCCCCTTGCTCCCACAACACGAGCAAAACGAGATATTGCGGATATGTAATCCCTATTTCTTCAAGAAAAGGACGATATAACTTCGTCAACTCACGAGAACAAGCATAAATGGCAAAACAAAGCTGATGGTCTAAACGCAGCGCATGATCGTTTGACACGATTTCTTCCTCCATTTCTTTTCAAGGTTGGACACCTTCCTCCTCCCTATTATATCGATCTCTCTCTTCGCCTGAAACCCGTTGAAGGTTTTCTGAAGGAAGATGATGAAGAAGGCTCCGCCTGTTTCCTTACAGAGGCGAGAGCCTTCCGAAATCAGTGATAAGGATGGACGTCGCAAAACCGCCCCCTCTTTGTCAACCTAAAGAAAGGACTGTTTTCCACCAGTTTTTTCGTTCAATCAAACGATTTCCTTTGAAAGTTTGCAGCGTCTCTTTGGGTTACACCATTCATTCTGCTGCTTTTTGAGAGAAATGTTCGATCGTAACCGTCGTCCCTTGAAGGCGACGAGCAGCCATCACCGCGATCGCGAAAACGAAAGCAAGCATCCAAAACCCATACGCCGAAGAGCCGGTCCACTGCTTCATCACCCCGAGCACGTTCGGCAGCAAAAACCCTCCCAGTCCGCCAGCGGCGCCAATGATGCCCGTCAACAAGCCAACCTCTTTCGGAAACCACGTCGGAACAACTTGGAACAACGCACCGTTCGCCGCGCCAAAACAAAGGAAAAGAGCAACCATCAATCCGAACAGGACGAAAAGAGACGGCAATGTACCGATGCAAGCCAGCAACAAAGTCCCAGCGGCAAACAACAAGGAAAGAAGCCGCATTCCCCCGATCCGGTCGGCGATATAGCCGCCAATCGGCCGGATGAAACTGCCCGCAAACACGACGGCGGTGACGAAATCGCCGGCCGTGACTTTGCTGATGCCGTATTCATCAAAGAAGAAAATGCCCAAGTAACCCGTCAGCCCCACAAATCCGCCGAATGACAAGCTGTAGAAGAAACAAAACAGCCATGCTTCTTTTCGCTGGAGGACGGCTCGGTATTCACGCAACGAAACGGGTTTCACCGCTGTTGGACATTCACGCGCCAGCGAAGCGAACAAAAGGAAGACGACAACAAGCGGTACGAGCGCCAACCCGAACACCGTGTTCCAACCATACATCTCCGCCAGGCGCGGACCAAACAGCGTCGCCAGCACCGTCCCGCTGTTGCCGGCCCCGGCGATCCCCATGGCCAGCCCTTGATATTCTTTCGGATACCAGCGGCTCGCAAGCGGCAACGCAACGGCAAAGCTGGCTCCGCCCACCCCTAATAAAAATCCGAGCGCATACACATCCGACATCCGGTCAGCGAACTGCCACCCCCACACAAGCGGCACAGCTGTCACCGCCATGCCAAGCAGACCAGCCCGCTTCCCGCCCCAGCGGTCGGCGAGCATCCCCATCGGAATGCGAAGCAGCGCCCCGCCCAACACGGGAATGGCGACCATCATCCCTTTTTCCGCCGGCGTGAGCGCAAACTGTTCAGCGACAAACACCCCGAGCGCACCAAGCAAGTTCCAAATCATAAAGCTGATATCAAAATACAAAAACGACGATAAAAGCGTCGGCGCATGCCCGACGCGCCAAAACGATTTTCTCGCCATCTTCCCCCAACTCCCCCTTGGCACAGAATGTTCGTTATGCTAAAATGGAAATGAAAGCGATTTCTCCACCTACTTCCCGCCGTATTGCCGGGAAGTTTTTTTTCTTATGGCG
This genomic window contains:
- the ohrR gene encoding Organic hydroperoxide resistance transcriptional regulator, coding for MSNDHALRLDHQLCFAIYACSRELTKLYRPFLEEIGITYPQYLVLLVLWEQGETTMKELGKRLYLDSGTLTPMLKRMEENGLVQRLRSPEDERVVRIVLTEQGEKIKQKAQCIPEEIVKRVGLSNQEWSELLMLLRSLLVRLNDEQHSSWSN
- the narT_1 gene encoding Probable nitrate transporter narT, which encodes MARKSFWRVGHAPTLLSSFLYFDISFMIWNLLGALGVFVAEQFALTPAEKGMMVAIPVLGGALLRIPMGMLADRWGGKRAGLLGMAVTAVPLVWGWQFADRMSDVYALGFLLGVGGASFAVALPLASRWYPKEYQGLAMGIAGAGNSGTVLATLFGPRLAEMYGWNTVFGLALVPLVVVFLLFASLARECPTAVKPVSLREYRAVLQRKEAWLFCFFYSLSFGGFVGLTGYLGIFFFDEYGISKVTAGDFVTAVVFAGSFIRPIGGYIADRIGGMRLLSLLFAAGTLLLACIGTLPSLFVLFGLMVALFLCFGAANGALFQVVPTWFPKEVGLLTGIIGAAGGLGGFLLPNVLGVMKQWTGSSAYGFWMLAFVFAIAVMAARRLQGTTVTIEHFSQKAAE
- a CDS encoding Uncharacterized metallophosphoesterase Cj0846; this translates as MTFFFVFLAILLLLALAIRKAHRNTYEAVLHKVQVGGCSEGGDGALRILQLSDLHLEKLSITPDDLYNKLKDEAIDLIALTGDFLDREESIVKLGPYLAALNALKPTYGMYAVFGNHDYVLQGEPFERLKTTLEAHGCVVLQNETKTITVNGQTVNIIGIDDFYTGRSDIEKAYAGVKDGLNLVLTHDPDIVPHMKDYHFDYLLSGHFHGGQIHWPKPYHLAKMSKTLTERNMIKGYHEWEGKPFYINEGLGQTGVNIRIGSKPEVTLHLLALPSRREAVKAV
- the ohrB gene encoding General stress protein 17o; its protein translation is MQPLYQTSVKAQGGRNGKVVSNDGVLSLDVKMPKELGGPGGATNPEQLFAAGYAACFDSALNLVIRQRKVKVEGTEVTAQVTLGKDEADGGFQLAVVLRVRVLGVDRKTAEELVHAAHQVCPYSKAVRGNIDVTLSIEE
- the tnrA gene encoding HTH-type transcriptional regulator tnrA; this translates as MTDHPQEDHYKYKKVISIGVVSELTGLSQRQIRYYEERKLVFPDRSKGIRKYSFADVEQLMKIANQREEGVSTWEIRQEMTKELRERMLKGQMNAHFRMRS